A region from the Campylobacter blaseri genome encodes:
- a CDS encoding lysophospholipid acyltransferase family protein: MAKIRGIFYCIYCVLSICFIIFLMMMFKNKNHKIRNIWAKFQRYFIGYKLQKIGEFDENADIILINHKSMLDIIILEELYPKNLSWVAKKEIGDIFFLGKILTLPKMISVDRNNPRSIVTLIRDVKDRLKDGRVIAMFPEGTRGRDEKLLKFQDGAKVLVDKLNLKVQPIVLKNTVSHFDVKKFEVRGGEIKVFCMEVFDVSDENWYKNLREKMQKVYDEL, encoded by the coding sequence ATGGCTAAAATAAGAGGGATATTTTATTGTATATATTGTGTATTAAGTATATGTTTCATCATATTTTTAATGATGATGTTTAAAAATAAAAATCATAAAATAAGAAATATATGGGCAAAGTTTCAAAGATATTTTATAGGCTATAAACTCCAAAAAATAGGTGAGTTTGATGAAAATGCTGATATTATTTTAATAAACCATAAAAGTATGCTTGATATTATTATCTTAGAAGAGTTGTATCCTAAAAACTTATCTTGGGTTGCAAAAAAGGAGATAGGAGATATATTTTTCTTGGGTAAAATTCTTACTCTTCCAAAAATGATAAGTGTAGATAGAAATAATCCCCGCTCTATCGTTACTTTGATAAGGGATGTCAAAGATAGGTTAAAAGATGGTCGTGTTATAGCGATGTTTCCTGAAGGAACTAGGGGAAGGGATGAAAAACTTTTAAAATTTCAAGATGGAGCGAAAGTTTTAGTCGATAAGCTAAATTTAAAAGTTCAACCTATTGTTTTAAAGAATACAGTATCACATTTTGATGTTAAAAAATTTGAAGTTAGAGGTGGAGAGATAAAAGTTTTTTGTATGGAAGTATTTGATGTAAGCGATGAAAATTGGTATAAAAATTTAAGAGAAAAAATGCAAAAGGTATACGATGAGCTTTAA
- a CDS encoding MFS transporter: MFKTTLPLSFIVATRFFGLFIILPVFSLYAENLEGATTFLIGICVGIYALMQMLLQTPFGILSDKIGRKNTMAIGLIIFIIGSLVCGFTNDIYVMIFGRFLQGCGAVGAVAIAMISDFIKEEERGKAMAIMGGMIGLSFAFSMVLSPILSDKFGLSSLFHISTFLTILCLVLLYTIVPKEIKIKSLQEKITIYEILKDKDLALMNFTNFLQKMFMTMAFFIIPIVLVENMGYLNENLYKIYIIAMVFGFVAMGLAGAMGEKRGFAKQILLSGIVLFILAYGIFAITDNQMVFIIGIVIFFIGFNMHEPIMQSTASKFAKSDQKGAVLGIFNGAGYFGNFAGGVFAGYMMGKFGLHELAMFVTIIAIVWFLLLISLTNPADFKNLYFDLKSLKDTDLNRLQNLRGFIESYQKDNSFVVKYNSKFIKKEDILLNLGLKNG; encoded by the coding sequence ATGTTTAAAACAACTCTGCCTCTTTCATTTATAGTTGCAACTAGATTTTTTGGACTTTTTATAATTTTACCAGTTTTTAGTTTATATGCTGAAAACCTAGAAGGAGCTACTACATTTTTAATAGGCATTTGTGTGGGAATTTATGCACTTATGCAGATGCTTCTTCAGACTCCATTTGGTATTTTATCTGATAAAATTGGACGTAAAAATACTATGGCAATAGGGCTTATAATTTTTATAATTGGTTCATTGGTTTGTGGTTTTACAAATGACATATATGTAATGATATTTGGTAGATTTTTACAAGGGTGTGGTGCTGTTGGCGCTGTGGCTATTGCTATGATAAGCGATTTTATAAAAGAGGAAGAGCGTGGCAAAGCTATGGCTATAATGGGTGGAATGATAGGACTTTCTTTTGCATTTTCTATGGTTTTAAGTCCTATACTAAGTGATAAATTTGGACTATCATCGCTTTTTCATATTAGCACGTTTCTTACTATACTTTGTCTGGTTTTGCTTTATACTATAGTTCCAAAGGAAATTAAAATAAAATCTTTACAAGAAAAAATTACCATATATGAAATTTTAAAAGACAAAGATTTGGCTTTAATGAATTTTACAAATTTCTTACAAAAAATGTTTATGACTATGGCATTTTTCATTATACCTATTGTCCTTGTTGAAAATATGGGATATTTAAATGAAAATTTATATAAAATTTATATTATAGCTATGGTATTTGGCTTTGTCGCTATGGGATTAGCTGGTGCTATGGGTGAAAAAAGAGGATTTGCTAAACAGATACTTCTATCTGGAATTGTGCTTTTTATATTAGCATATGGAATTTTTGCTATAACAGATAATCAAATGGTTTTTATTATTGGTATTGTTATTTTTTTTATAGGCTTTAATATGCATGAGCCAATTATGCAAAGCACAGCATCTAAATTTGCAAAATCAGATCAAAAAGGTGCGGTTTTAGGTATTTTTAATGGTGCTGGATATTTTGGTAATTTTGCAGGCGGTGTATTTGCTGGATATATGATGGGTAAATTTGGACTACATGAGCTTGCTATGTTTGTTACAATTATAGCTATAGTGTGGTTTTTACTTCTTATATCTCTGACAAACCCTGCTGATTTTAAAAATCTATATTTTGATTTAAAAAGCTTAAAAGATACTGATTTGAATAGATTACAAAATTTAAGAGGATTTATAGAATCTTACCAAAAAGATAATAGTTTTGTTGTAAAATATAATTCAAAATTTATTAAAAAAGAAGATATACTTTTGAATCTAGGATTAAAAAATGGCTAA
- a CDS encoding non-canonical purine NTP pyrophosphatase produces MKIVIATGNKNKVKEIKDFYNKFEIYALDELIKPFEIVENGKSFKENALIKSKAVFEALSEKQKDEFIVLSDDSGICVDALSGNPGIHSARYSGKNATDKTNRAKIILELNKLGLSSANAHYTACIAISSKFGDYTTHGFMYGKVINEERGENGFGYDFMFIPNGFTQTIGELSQDIKLQISHRSKGLELAKFILNILEKNYRMK; encoded by the coding sequence TTGAAAATAGTTATAGCAACAGGTAACAAAAATAAAGTTAAAGAGATAAAAGATTTTTATAATAAATTTGAAATTTATGCATTAGACGAGCTTATAAAGCCTTTTGAAATAGTTGAAAATGGTAAAAGCTTTAAAGAAAATGCACTAATAAAATCAAAAGCAGTATTTGAGGCTTTAAGTGAAAAACAAAAAGATGAATTTATAGTTTTAAGTGATGATAGTGGAATTTGTGTTGATGCATTAAGCGGAAATCCTGGGATACATAGTGCAAGATATAGTGGCAAAAATGCGACAGATAAAACAAACAGAGCAAAAATTATTTTAGAGCTTAATAAATTAGGATTAAGTTCAGCAAATGCCCACTATACCGCATGTATAGCAATATCTTCTAAATTTGGAGATTATACTACACATGGATTTATGTATGGAAAAGTGATTAATGAGGAGCGTGGAGAAAATGGATTTGGATATGACTTTATGTTTATTCCAAATGGTTTTACTCAAACTATTGGGGAATTAAGCCAAGATATAAAACTTCAAATTTCTCACAGATCAAAAGGACTAGAACTTGCGAAATTTATATTAAATATTTTAGAAAAAAACTATAGGATGAAATAA
- a CDS encoding ribonuclease domain-containing protein, translating to MYKKILPILIFLFVAIFSFIYQTDEATAPKQTYSEQQYKINKNQSIVQNGSYTSKKEVSSYIFKYKSLPKNYITKKEAMKLGWQSKSYNLWDVAPNKSIGGDRFGNYENKLPNKSGRVWRECDIDYKGGNRNAKRLVFSNDGLIYYTSDHYNSFEKIDKVVK from the coding sequence ATGTATAAAAAAATACTACCAATATTAATATTCTTATTTGTGGCTATATTTAGCTTTATATATCAAACAGATGAAGCAACAGCCCCAAAGCAAACTTATAGTGAACAACAATATAAAATCAACAAAAATCAAAGCATTGTTCAAAATGGTTCTTATACATCTAAAAAAGAGGTTTCTTCCTATATTTTTAAATACAAATCACTTCCAAAAAACTATATAACTAAAAAAGAGGCTATGAAACTTGGTTGGCAAAGCAAGAGTTATAATCTTTGGGATGTAGCACCCAATAAAAGCATAGGCGGAGATAGGTTTGGTAACTATGAAAATAAATTACCAAATAAAAGTGGAAGAGTTTGGAGAGAGTGCGATATAGATTATAAAGGCGGTAACAGAAATGCAAAAAGATTAGTTTTTTCAAATGATGGGTTGATTTATTATACAAGCGATCACTATAATAGTTTTGAAAAAATAGATAAGGTTGTAAAGTGA
- a CDS encoding barstar family protein, with amino-acid sequence MKKIVIDGRFIKHETDVHRYLIKKFKFPVYYGKNLDALWDSLNEIDEKTTIVLKNPDIFRKNYKNFDALLSLFNDLKNENELIRFEIKTNKTTKKEKK; translated from the coding sequence GTGAAAAAAATAGTTATAGATGGAAGATTTATAAAACACGAAACAGATGTTCATAGGTATTTAATAAAAAAGTTTAAGTTTCCAGTTTACTATGGTAAAAACCTAGATGCACTATGGGACTCCTTAAATGAGATAGATGAAAAAACTACAATAGTTTTAAAAAATCCTGATATTTTTAGAAAAAACTATAAAAATTTTGATGCTTTGTTGTCTCTTTTTAATGATTTGAAAAATGAAAATGAACTTATTAGATTTGAAATAAAAACTAACAAAACAACGAAAAAAGAGAAAAAGTGA
- a CDS encoding HAD family hydrolase: MNLVLFDFDGTITRDDSLLEFIAYVVGFKKFFRGIFLLSPILLAYKLKIISNNYTRRKLMKYFFAGMSVKNFNKICKKYSTTHIEDILKNSAMKKINNYKQNGDLVVIVTASLEDWLYPWCKANNLELLGTKIEKKDGVITGEIDGKNCYGIEKVRRIKETYDISKFDKIIAYGDSRGDKEMLKFADESYFRKFKD, encoded by the coding sequence GTGAATTTAGTTTTATTTGATTTTGATGGAACCATAACGCGTGATGACTCGCTTTTAGAATTTATAGCCTATGTTGTTGGTTTTAAGAAATTTTTTCGTGGAATTTTCCTACTTTCTCCAATTTTACTTGCTTATAAGCTAAAAATTATTAGTAATAACTACACAAGAAGAAAACTAATGAAATATTTTTTTGCTGGAATGAGTGTTAAAAATTTTAATAAAATTTGCAAAAAATACTCAACTACTCACATTGAAGATATTCTTAAAAACTCCGCTATGAAAAAAATAAACAACTATAAACAAAATGGTGATTTAGTTGTTATAGTTACAGCTTCTTTAGAAGACTGGCTATATCCTTGGTGTAAAGCTAATAATCTTGAGCTTTTAGGTACAAAAATAGAGAAAAAAGATGGAGTTATAACAGGTGAAATTGATGGTAAAAACTGTTATGGAATTGAAAAGGTAAGGCGAATAAAAGAGACTTATGATATAAGTAAATTTGATAAAATAATAGCTTATGGCGATAGTAGAGGAGATAAAGAGATGCTTAAATTTGCTGATGAGAGTTATTTTAGAAAATTTAAAGATTAA
- the gltS gene encoding sodium/glutamate symporter, with the protein MNLGFVDIVQKVTEDGTYQLMTFDFYATFVAICGVLLIGAFITDNSKFLNKYYIPVPVTGGLIAALVFFIISVVFDIRLAFEESIKTPFMLMFFTSVGLSADFASLRKGGKLLLTFGIVVCFFLIVQNAIGVSIMSLLGENPLLGLLGGSITLSGGHGTGAAWSDVFKASPYDFTAAKEVAMASATYGLIAGGLIGGPIAQHLIKKYNLKSTEEPYDVDPNENEVFDNVHKQRLITPYSLTRSLGLFALAMFCGTFIAYITKGTAVALPTFVWCLFSGIVIRNALSYFNIHQVFNREVGVVGNVCLSFFLAMAIMTLNLVELTRLALPLLILLVVQTIALILYVRYVTFGVCGKDYNAACLVAGHCGFGMGATPTAIANLQTVTDHFGPSRISFIVVPVMGGFFIDIANAIVIKLYLFLPMFA; encoded by the coding sequence ATGAATTTAGGTTTTGTAGATATTGTACAAAAAGTAACAGAGGATGGAACATACCAATTAATGACATTTGATTTTTATGCTACTTTTGTAGCTATATGTGGGGTGCTTTTAATTGGTGCGTTTATAACAGATAATTCAAAATTTTTGAATAAATATTATATACCAGTTCCTGTAACGGGTGGTTTGATCGCGGCATTAGTATTTTTTATAATTAGTGTTGTATTTGACATTAGGCTTGCGTTTGAAGAGAGCATTAAAACACCATTTATGCTCATGTTTTTTACATCAGTTGGGTTAAGTGCTGATTTTGCAAGTTTAAGAAAAGGCGGAAAACTGCTTTTAACCTTTGGTATTGTTGTTTGTTTTTTCTTGATAGTTCAAAATGCCATAGGTGTTAGCATAATGAGCCTTCTTGGCGAAAATCCTTTACTTGGTTTGCTTGGTGGTTCAATTACACTTAGTGGAGGTCACGGAACTGGTGCTGCATGGAGTGATGTTTTTAAAGCTTCTCCTTATGATTTTACAGCAGCAAAAGAAGTTGCTATGGCAAGTGCTACTTATGGACTAATTGCAGGTGGTTTAATAGGTGGCCCTATAGCTCAACATTTGATTAAAAAATATAATCTTAAATCAACCGAAGAGCCATATGATGTTGACCCTAATGAAAATGAAGTTTTTGATAATGTTCATAAACAAAGATTAATAACTCCTTACTCTTTAACAAGAAGCTTAGGGCTATTTGCATTAGCTATGTTTTGTGGAACTTTTATAGCTTACATTACAAAAGGAACAGCAGTTGCACTTCCTACATTTGTTTGGTGTCTATTCTCAGGTATTGTTATAAGAAATGCACTATCATACTTTAATATTCATCAAGTATTTAATAGAGAAGTTGGTGTGGTTGGCAATGTTTGTTTATCATTTTTCCTTGCTATGGCTATTATGACACTAAATTTAGTGGAGCTTACAAGGCTTGCACTTCCGCTTTTGATTTTATTAGTAGTTCAAACTATCGCATTAATTCTTTATGTAAGATATGTAACATTTGGGGTTTGTGGTAAAGATTATAATGCAGCTTGTTTGGTTGCTGGACATTGTGGGTTTGGTATGGGTGCAACACCAACAGCAATTGCAAATCTTCAAACAGTAACTGACCACTTTGGACCTTCAAGAATATCTTTTATAGTTGTTCCTGTAATGGGTGGATTTTTTATTGATATTGCAAATGCTATCGTTATAAAACTATATCTATTTTTACCTATGTTTGCTTAA
- a CDS encoding saccharopine dehydrogenase family protein, with product MANILIIGAGGVSQVATIKCAMNSNVFSKITLASRTKSKCDNIAKFIKDRLGVTIETAQIDADDTNAVVELIKKTGANLLLNVALPYQDLTLMDACVKAGIPYMDTANYEHPDTAKFEYKLQWAKDEDFKKANTMALLGSGFDPGVTNVFCAYAQQYLFDEINYIDILDCNAGDHGYAFATNFNPEINLREVSAKGRYWQKDKNGVGKWIETEPMEIMFKWDYPKVGVKDSYLLYHEELESLSKNIKGLKQIRFFMTFGQSYLTHMKCLENVGMLRIDEVEHNGVKIVPIQFLKTLLPDPASLGPRTKGKTNIGCVIRGFKDGKEKQVYIYNVCDHEECYKETGAQAVSYTTGVPAMIGSMMIARGIWSGKGVFNMENFDAKPFMDELNKQGLPWEIIEMKPGERYEVE from the coding sequence ATGGCAAATATTTTAATAATTGGAGCTGGTGGAGTTAGCCAAGTAGCAACTATAAAATGTGCTATGAATAGCAATGTATTTAGTAAAATTACTCTAGCAAGTAGAACAAAAAGTAAGTGCGATAATATAGCTAAGTTTATAAAAGATAGGCTTGGAGTTACGATAGAAACTGCACAAATTGATGCTGATGATACAAATGCAGTTGTAGAACTTATTAAAAAAACAGGTGCAAATTTGCTTTTAAATGTGGCTTTGCCTTATCAAGATTTAACACTTATGGATGCTTGTGTAAAAGCAGGAATTCCTTACATGGATACAGCAAACTACGAACACCCTGACACTGCTAAATTTGAGTATAAACTTCAATGGGCAAAAGATGAGGATTTTAAAAAAGCAAATACTATGGCACTTTTAGGAAGTGGGTTTGACCCAGGGGTTACAAATGTTTTTTGTGCATATGCACAGCAATATCTTTTTGATGAGATTAACTATATAGATATACTTGATTGCAATGCAGGAGACCATGGATATGCTTTTGCAACAAATTTTAACCCTGAAATTAATTTACGCGAAGTAAGTGCAAAAGGAAGATATTGGCAAAAAGATAAAAATGGGGTTGGCAAGTGGATAGAAACTGAGCCTATGGAGATAATGTTTAAATGGGATTATCCAAAAGTTGGTGTAAAAGATAGCTATTTGCTTTACCATGAAGAGCTTGAGAGTTTGTCTAAAAATATTAAAGGACTAAAACAAATTCGCTTTTTTATGACCTTTGGACAAAGCTATTTAACTCATATGAAATGCTTAGAAAATGTTGGAATGCTTAGAATTGATGAGGTTGAACATAATGGCGTTAAAATAGTTCCAATTCAGTTTTTAAAAACCCTGCTTCCAGATCCAGCAAGCTTAGGTCCTAGAACAAAAGGCAAAACAAATATAGGTTGTGTAATTCGTGGCTTTAAAGATGGAAAAGAAAAACAAGTTTATATCTACAATGTATGCGACCACGAAGAGTGCTATAAAGAAACTGGTGCTCAAGCAGTAAGTTATACAACAGGTGTTCCTGCAATGATAGGCTCTATGATGATAGCTCGTGGAATTTGGAGTGGAAAAGGCGTGTTTAATATGGAAAATTTTGATGCAAAACCATTTATGGATGAGCTTAACAAACAGGGCTTACCATGGGAGATAATTGAGATGAAACCTGGTGAGAGATACGAAGTAGAATAA
- the thiC gene encoding phosphomethylpyrimidine synthase ThiC, with amino-acid sequence MRKQWCEKRKNDKTPTQLYYAKNGVITEEMEYVAKVEGLEPELIRNEVAKGRLIIPANINHTNLTPMGIGRALKCKINSNIGSSSVSSGVEEEIDKLQISIKYGADTVMDLSTGGDLDSIRKTLINHSTIPIGTVPMYQIIHDVGKIENLTIETMLGVLEKQAIQGVSYFTIHAGFKLEFMPLVSKRKMGIVSRGGSLMGTWMMHYHKENPFYTAFDDILEICAKYDVALSLGDSLRPGCLYDATDKAQTSELKVLGELAKRAYEKNVQVMIEGPGHVPFNDIEYNMKLEQELCNDAPFYVLGPLPTDIGAGYDHITSAIGGAMAAYHGASMLCYVTPKEHLGLPNAKDVREGIVAHKIAAHIADVALKRKGAIEKDHAMSDARWNFDWNKQFELSFDEERAREYHDESLPQESFKKAEFCSMCGPKFCAYKISKEIAKVECEKFPKEEK; translated from the coding sequence GTGAGAAAACAGTGGTGCGAAAAAAGAAAAAATGACAAAACTCCAACTCAGCTATATTATGCAAAAAATGGAGTAATAACCGAAGAGATGGAGTATGTAGCAAAAGTAGAGGGTTTAGAGCCAGAACTTATACGAAATGAGGTTGCAAAAGGAAGGCTTATAATCCCTGCAAACATTAATCATACAAATTTAACTCCTATGGGAATTGGACGAGCATTAAAATGCAAAATAAACTCAAATATAGGCTCATCAAGTGTAAGTAGTGGGGTTGAGGAGGAGATTGATAAGCTTCAAATTTCAATAAAATATGGAGCAGATACTGTGATGGATCTCTCAACTGGAGGAGATTTAGACAGCATAAGAAAAACTTTGATAAACCACTCAACTATTCCAATTGGAACAGTTCCAATGTATCAAATTATCCACGATGTTGGTAAAATTGAAAACTTAACCATTGAAACCATGCTAGGTGTTTTAGAAAAACAGGCCATTCAAGGAGTTAGTTACTTTACAATACATGCTGGTTTTAAGCTAGAGTTTATGCCCCTTGTCTCAAAAAGGAAAATGGGTATAGTTAGTCGTGGTGGTAGTTTAATGGGAACTTGGATGATGCATTATCACAAAGAAAACCCTTTTTACACTGCTTTTGATGATATTCTTGAAATTTGTGCAAAATATGATGTGGCTCTATCTTTAGGAGATAGTTTAAGACCAGGTTGCCTTTATGATGCAACAGATAAGGCTCAAACTAGCGAGCTTAAAGTTTTAGGAGAGCTTGCTAAAAGAGCTTATGAAAAAAATGTTCAAGTTATGATAGAAGGCCCTGGACATGTTCCTTTTAACGATATAGAATATAATATGAAACTAGAACAAGAGTTATGCAATGACGCCCCTTTTTATGTACTTGGACCTTTGCCAACTGATATTGGTGCTGGGTATGACCATATAACTAGTGCAATTGGCGGAGCAATGGCTGCGTATCATGGAGCTAGTATGCTTTGCTATGTTACTCCAAAAGAGCACTTAGGTTTACCAAATGCAAAAGATGTTAGAGAGGGTATAGTAGCTCATAAAATTGCTGCTCATATTGCTGATGTTGCACTAAAAAGAAAGGGTGCAATTGAAAAAGACCATGCTATGAGTGATGCTAGGTGGAACTTTGATTGGAACAAACAATTTGAGCTTAGCTTTGATGAAGAAAGGGCAAGAGAATATCACGATGAAAGCTTGCCTCAAGAGTCATTTAAAAAAGCTGAGTTTTGCTCTATGTGTGGACCTAAATTTTGTGCTTATAAAATCAGTAAAGAGATAGCAAAAGTTGAGTGTGAAAAATTTCCAAAAGAGGAAAAGTAA
- a CDS encoding molybdate transport repressor, with protein sequence MIIKEDKKSLIATLFAIILLFIASLAGYFYYDVKGAAIFSMAVSFVCIYFCLNKALKESYINIQDDGFLIKKGKKEIKIYFKYISSIDTKIVDTKKNSKIIVIKFRKRKIDMELVEGLLQRLGDDEATILTKYEKPTDEIYNILKSSLHTFKNNS encoded by the coding sequence ATGATTATTAAAGAAGATAAAAAATCTCTTATAGCAACCCTATTTGCTATAATTTTATTGTTTATAGCCTCGCTTGCTGGGTATTTTTACTATGATGTAAAGGGAGCTGCTATTTTTTCTATGGCAGTTAGTTTTGTTTGTATATATTTTTGTCTAAATAAGGCACTTAAGGAAAGTTATATTAATATTCAAGATGATGGATTTTTGATTAAAAAAGGTAAAAAAGAGATCAAAATTTATTTTAAATATATTAGCAGTATTGATACTAAAATTGTAGATACTAAAAAAAATAGCAAAATAATAGTTATTAAATTTAGGAAAAGAAAAATAGATATGGAGCTTGTTGAAGGCTTATTGCAAAGACTAGGAGATGATGAGGCTACTATTTTAACTAAATATGAAAAGCCAACTGATGAAATTTATAATATTTTAAAAAGCAGTTTGCATACTTTTAAGAATAACTCCTAA
- a CDS encoding AI-2E family transporter produces the protein MKSQKILISLAAIVIILAGLKAASGIVVPFLLAVFIAIIVSPLMDMLEKIKIPRSISFLLVSIGFFWLLTILGNITFGTMYDFMAQLPEFQRKFSVLMDDWIEKINSYDIITIDSKFANLEKFGLDPNSIFSTTSSFVKKTGSIISTSFFLFLMVAFMLFETRILKDKVAYMNQQNPAANVFVDGFVYNLKRYLLIKTIASATTGLFIGTSLWYLGIPYAKLWGILAFFLNYIPTIGSIVAAIPAIFVTLISGDLADAFWVLGIYLTANMVIGSIIEPKFLGDGLGISTIIVLLSLLLWGYVFGIGGLFLAVPITMSLQIALNINPKTKFISVLLSNKVD, from the coding sequence TTGAAAAGTCAAAAAATTCTCATATCTCTTGCGGCAATTGTAATTATACTTGCTGGATTAAAGGCAGCTAGTGGGATTGTTGTTCCATTTTTATTAGCGGTTTTTATAGCTATAATAGTATCGCCCCTTATGGATATGTTAGAAAAGATAAAAATTCCACGCTCGATATCCTTTCTACTTGTTTCAATTGGATTCTTCTGGCTTTTAACAATTTTGGGAAATATAACCTTTGGCACTATGTATGATTTTATGGCACAGCTTCCCGAGTTTCAAAGAAAATTTAGTGTTTTAATGGATGACTGGATAGAGAAAATAAATTCTTATGACATAATAACCATAGATTCTAAATTTGCAAACTTAGAGAAATTTGGATTAGATCCAAATAGTATTTTTTCTACAACTAGTTCTTTTGTCAAAAAAACGGGTTCTATTATATCAACTTCATTTTTTCTGTTTTTAATGGTTGCTTTTATGCTTTTTGAAACACGTATTTTAAAAGATAAGGTGGCCTATATGAACCAACAAAATCCAGCAGCAAATGTTTTTGTAGATGGTTTTGTATATAATTTAAAAAGATACTTATTAATTAAAACAATAGCCTCTGCCACTACCGGACTTTTTATAGGAACATCTCTTTGGTATTTAGGAATTCCTTATGCAAAACTTTGGGGAATCTTAGCATTTTTCCTAAACTATATACCAACTATAGGATCCATAGTTGCTGCTATACCTGCAATATTTGTTACTCTTATTAGCGGGGATTTGGCTGATGCATTTTGGGTGCTTGGCATATACCTTACAGCAAATATGGTGATAGGAAGTATAATAGAGCCAAAATTCTTAGGAGATGGACTTGGAATTTCAACTATAATTGTTTTATTAAGCTTGCTTCTTTGGGGATATGTTTTTGGGATTGGTGGTCTTTTTTTAGCTGTTCCAATAACTATGAGCTTGCAAATAGCACTAAATATAAATCCAAAAACTAAATTTATATCTGTACTATTAAGCAACAAAGTAGATTAG